In the genome of Phlebotomus papatasi isolate M1 chromosome 2, Ppap_2.1, whole genome shotgun sequence, one region contains:
- the LOC129800592 gene encoding peroxisomal membrane protein PMP34 yields MSNSKGFKDVFSYNSWVHAVSGASGAVVAMSAFYPLDTVRSRLQLEDPEKRKNLSTLDVLKQLVIEEGFGTLYRGLVPVLESLCISNFVYFYTFHSLKALRSAGKGQNALRDLILGSVAGVVNVLTTTPCWVVNTRLKMKGIKASGGQDNAPYSNLFEGLLYVAQTEGVAGLWAGTIPSLVLVINPALQFMMYEGIKRRLVKVYGDLPAVGYFAVGAVAKAFATVLTYPLQLVQTKLRHGDRNASLPPNAGTIEMLLFLVKKHGVIGLFRGLEAKLLQTVLTAALMFTAYEKIAKFVTSLLMRQINGK; encoded by the exons ATGTCCAATTCCAAGGGCTTCAAGGATGTCTTCAGCTACAATTCCTGGGTTCATGCAGTGTCAGGAGCCTCG GGAGCTGTTGTGGCAATGTCAGCCTTCTATCCCCTCGACACAGTCAGATCCCGGCTGCAAT TGGAAGATCCGGAGAAGCGAAAGAACTTGAGTACTCTGGATGTACTCAAGCAGCTGGTGATAGAGGAGGGTTTTGGGACTCTCTATCGTGGACTTGTGCCAGTTCTCGAGAGTCTCTGTATCTCGAATTTTGTCTATTTCTACACATTCCACAGCCTCAAGGCACTTAGGAGTGCCGGAAAGGGTCAGAATGCCCTGAGAGATTTGATTCTGGGATCTGTGGCTGGTGTAGTTAATGTTCTGACCACAACACCATGCTGGGTGGTCAATACGAGGCTCAAGATGAAGGGCATTAAGGCTTCAGGAGGCCAGGATAATGCTCCGTATAGCAATCTCTTTGAGGGTTTGCTGTACGTGGCTCAAACTGAGGGAGTTGCTGGTCTCTGGGCTGGGACTATTCCATCCCTCGTGTTGGTTATCAATCCTGCCTTGCAGTTCATGATGTACGAAGGCATTAAGAGGCGCCTGGTGAAAGTTTATGGAGATCTTCCGGCTGTGGGATATTTTGCCGTTGGAGCTGTTGCCAAGGCATTTGCTACTGTCCTGACCTATCCACTGCAACTGGTCCAGACCAAGCTTCGCCATGGAGATCGCAATGCCAGTCTGCCCCCAAATGCCGGAACCATCGAGATGCTTCTGTTTCTGGTGAAGAAACACGGAGTCATTGGGTTATTCAGGGGCCTGGAAGCTAAGCTCCTGCAGACTGTCCTGACCGCAGCTCTAATGTTCACGGCATACGAGAAGATTGCCAAATTTGTGACATCACTCCTAATGCGCCAGATCAATGGAAAATAG
- the LOC129800591 gene encoding uncharacterized protein LOC129800591, which translates to MDMCADGRMADLCLHGPCCIIFMILGAIQITSGIYYYLTIPVFKLIFNIAIGCSVVVIGICGVIVVCICTSSIKKYEILLYCSTSIIFLNTVNLILLEFGQFREVFHDPGRPGTLRLREGHFEFIPSESGRLITSVTAIVSVLVAFLESQITFCCLNRVHHAQQKALAATYRKRQVERGSDQEYVLDKKSIAPEPLPGHSQKKSNGESTKIEVYAQSWVFEESNALATGMPPESPASISSPDEKKQPVKTHRRHRRTKSGSSQMVSFSRAATPIPSPVPPEHDRSPFGGHVRTNSDFLAVTTPRREARSPNRPPKMGFNDFDSVMKLKSKIANTAQADASYATLMAELGRSLSGKQVHSPAYSSDDSIATLTDHPRSNSSKEEFSKELEAALQLIQDLETPSECPPTATTFGYGELNRAGSDKTLSAVSLTDFTSPDTAPATVFPAPGGTS; encoded by the coding sequence ATGGACATGTGCGCTGATGGACGAATGGCAGATCTCTGCCTGCATGGTCCATGCTGCATCATCTTCATGATCCTGGGCGCCATTCAAATCACCTCTGGCATCTACTACTACCTCACCATTCCCGTGTTCAAGCTCATCTTCAACATTGCCATTGGCTGCTCTGTGGTGGTCATTGGGATCTGTGGAGTCATTGTCGTTTGCATCTGCACATCATCAATCAAGAAATATGAGATTCTTCTCTATTGTTCCACATCCATCATCTTCCTCAACACAGTTAATCTCATTTTGTTGGAATTCGGGCAATTCCGGGAAGTTTTTCACGATCCCGGCCGACCAGGAACTCTCAGGCTTCGCGAAGGACACTTTGAGTTCATCCCATCGGAATCCGGACGCCTAATCACTTCAGTTACTGCAATTGTGAGTGTCCTGGTGGCCTTCCTGGAATCCCAAATAACCTTCTGCTGCCTCAATCGAGTCCACCATGCTCAGCAGAAAGCCCTAGCGGCCACCTATCGCAAACGCCAAGTGGAACGTGGCTCAGATCAAGAATATGTTCTGGACAAGAAATCCATAGCACCAGAACCACTTCCTGGTCACTCGCAGAAAAAATCGAATGGTGAAAGTACGAAAATCGAAGTTTACGCACAATCCTGGGTCTTTGAGGAGTCCAATGCACTCGCAACTGGCATGCCTCCTGAATCTCCGGCTTCTATCTCCTCCCCGGACGAGAAGAAGCAGCCCGTGAAAACCCACAGACGCCACAGACGCACCAAAAGTGGCAGTTCGCAGATGGTGAGCTTCTCAAGAGCAGCAACCCCAATCCCATCGCCAGTTCCTCCAGAACACGACAGATCACCATTCGGAGGACATGTGCGCACCAATAGCGACTTCCTGGCCGTCACGACGCCCCGTCGGGAAGCCCGAAGCCCCAATCGACCGCCCAAGATGGGCTTCAATGACTTCGACTCTGTCATGAAGCTCAAGAGCAAAATTGCCAACACCGCTCAAGCAGATGCTTCCTACGCCACCCTCATGGCTGAACTGGGAAGATCTCTGAGCGGCAAGCAAGTACATTCACCTGCTTATTCCTCAGACGACAGCATAGCCACCCTAACAGACCATCCTCGATCAAATTCATCAAAAGAAGAATTTAGCAAAGAACTAGAAGCAGCTCTTCAACTCATCCAAGACCTAGAAACACCCTCGGAATGCCCTCCAACTGCCACAACTTTCGGTTATGGGGAACTCAACAGAGCTGGCAGTGATAAAACCCTGAGTGCTGTATCCCTAACAGACTTCACGTCACCCGATACAGCACCAGCGACTGTTTTTCCAGCTCCCGGAGGCACATCCTAG